The Hyphococcus flavus genome contains a region encoding:
- a CDS encoding calcium-binding protein gives MATLTVTTLDDEAFDGGETVGSPDGAGLSLREALELAQDGDTITFDNGLSDGTLNITGPLTINQDDLLIDGDLDDDGVPDITIASTGSGTSIIVEGGSESDPLDITLQGLTLNGAGYEGSSGLYSGGDHNLTVEDSAFLNFDSRALFINSASSTLAVGNSYFYGNYSSGNGGAIYGVSGSIINVQNSRFASNEANVSGGAIASLGDVYVSDTDFEGNTATQHGAGIAHFSGDALEILSSTFDNNVASGFAGGVFATGDHTYIYNTTFSDNASGLSGGGLFLGVSAIDAEVVNSTFYSNHSGQTGGGLFTDTDGTNIVNSTFTGNSAATSGGGIANVDEASIGNSIVAGNRLGGAGATVEIDSTGGTTTYSGVNIFTNQTGGIGDGDDLLVSDLSTVFASLVSQEGNIYGALADNGGPVQTVAIAYSGVAVDAGNNNILPADVFDFDDDLNTAESLPVDARGFARVVGGVVDIGAYELDLIAGTSGNDSLPGTGNADLISGFAGNDTLNGGAGDDTLDGGDDNDFMLGNDDNDSIIGGGGNDSANGNDGDDELFGNQGDDLLVGSTGNDTIDGGAGLDVIYGGDGEDMLMGGSARDVLAAGVKNDILDGGGGRDELYGGANNDLLMGGDGNDTMFGAKGVDTLEGGDGNDTVSGAADNDFIDGGEGDDLIFGGVQNDLLTGGLGNDTFLYNAGNDIDVITDFVAGAGTEDVIELNNFGTDFDTFAEVMAAATDDGADTTINFGSGNLIILYNVVVADLHQDDFVFG, from the coding sequence ATGGCGACTTTAACGGTCACAACCCTTGATGATGAGGCGTTTGACGGCGGCGAAACGGTTGGTTCGCCTGACGGCGCTGGATTATCGCTACGAGAGGCATTGGAGCTTGCCCAGGATGGGGACACTATCACTTTTGATAATGGTCTTTCTGACGGGACGCTGAACATTACTGGGCCGCTGACAATCAATCAGGATGATTTGTTGATCGATGGCGATTTGGATGATGACGGCGTTCCCGACATTACGATTGCTTCAACAGGTTCCGGTACGAGCATTATTGTTGAGGGAGGGTCTGAAAGCGATCCGCTGGACATTACCCTGCAAGGGTTGACGTTAAACGGCGCTGGATACGAAGGCTCAAGCGGGCTTTATTCCGGCGGCGATCACAATCTGACGGTTGAAGATTCCGCCTTTTTGAATTTTGATAGCCGCGCCCTTTTTATCAATAGCGCCAGTTCAACGCTGGCTGTTGGCAATTCTTATTTTTACGGAAATTACAGCTCCGGTAATGGCGGCGCCATTTATGGTGTTTCCGGCTCTATAATAAATGTCCAAAACAGCCGTTTTGCATCCAACGAAGCGAATGTTAGCGGCGGCGCTATAGCGTCGCTTGGCGACGTTTACGTTTCAGATACGGATTTCGAAGGCAATACCGCTACGCAACACGGCGCAGGTATTGCCCATTTCTCAGGTGATGCGCTCGAGATTCTTTCTTCGACATTCGATAATAACGTTGCAAGCGGTTTTGCGGGTGGCGTATTCGCCACTGGTGATCATACGTATATCTACAACACCACGTTCAGTGACAACGCATCCGGCTTAAGTGGCGGCGGTCTGTTCCTCGGGGTCAGTGCAATTGATGCGGAAGTGGTGAATTCCACCTTCTATTCAAACCATTCCGGCCAAACGGGCGGCGGCCTGTTCACTGATACTGATGGTACAAACATCGTAAACAGTACGTTCACGGGGAATTCCGCCGCGACTAGCGGCGGCGGCATCGCTAATGTTGACGAAGCGTCAATCGGAAATTCGATTGTCGCCGGCAACCGTCTTGGCGGTGCTGGCGCAACGGTAGAGATCGACTCCACTGGAGGAACGACAACATACAGCGGCGTGAACATATTCACGAACCAGACTGGCGGCATCGGTGACGGGGACGATTTGCTTGTATCGGATCTCAGCACTGTTTTCGCTTCTCTTGTTAGTCAGGAAGGCAATATTTACGGTGCGCTCGCAGACAATGGCGGTCCCGTTCAGACCGTTGCGATTGCTTACTCCGGTGTTGCGGTAGATGCAGGTAACAATAATATTCTTCCTGCTGACGTTTTTGACTTTGATGATGACTTGAACACAGCGGAAAGTCTGCCCGTAGACGCCCGCGGGTTTGCTCGTGTTGTCGGCGGCGTTGTCGATATTGGCGCATACGAGCTGGACCTGATTGCCGGCACCTCAGGCAATGACAGTTTGCCGGGCACTGGAAATGCAGATCTGATTTCAGGCTTTGCAGGCAATGACACATTGAATGGCGGGGCTGGCGACGACACGCTGGACGGCGGTGATGATAATGACTTCATGCTGGGCAATGACGACAATGACTCGATCATTGGCGGGGGCGGGAATGATTCCGCCAATGGCAATGACGGCGATGACGAGTTGTTCGGCAACCAGGGCGACGACCTGCTGGTAGGTTCGACCGGTAATGACACGATTGACGGCGGGGCCGGGCTGGACGTGATCTATGGCGGTGACGGCGAGGACATGTTGATGGGCGGGTCGGCTCGTGACGTGCTGGCGGCGGGCGTGAAGAATGACATTCTCGACGGCGGCGGCGGCCGTGACGAGCTTTATGGCGGCGCCAACAATGACCTGCTGATGGGCGGCGATGGCAACGACACGATGTTCGGGGCGAAAGGCGTCGACACGCTTGAGGGTGGCGACGGGAACGACACGGTCTCCGGCGCGGCGGATAACGACTTCATCGACGGCGGCGAGGGAGACGACCTCATCTTCGGCGGCGTGCAGAACGACCTGCTGACCGGCGGGCTGGGGAACGACACGTTCCTTTACAACGCGGGCAACGATATTGACGTGATCACCGACTTTGTCGCCGGCGCCGGCACCGAAGACGTCATTGAGCTGAACAATTTTGGTACGGACTTTGATACGTTCGCCGAAGTGATGGCGGCCGCTACCGACGACGGCGCAGACACGACCATCAACTTCGGCTCAGGCAACCTGATCATCCTCTACAACGTCGTCGTCGCAGACCTCCACCAGGACGATTTCGTGTTTGGGTAG